The following proteins come from a genomic window of Halomicroarcula saliterrae:
- a CDS encoding DEAD/DEAH box helicase, translating into MATTADGEHLEHPLVTDGFLQNRRYQVELADTAGRDHALVCLPTGLGKTTVSLLVTARRLHEVGGKSLLLAPTKPLVQQHAEFYREALTIPDDEVVVFTGEVRPDDRAALFEDATIVIATPQVVENDLVGNRIDLADVTHCTFDECHRATGDYAYNYIADRYHADATDPLVTAMSASPGDDEEAILGVCENLGLSEVAVMTEDDADVAEYTHDTDVDWKRIELPEVVVEIRDAINEVVADRLEQLKELGVTNKSSPDLSEREIQGMQAELRKLMNNDQSEGYQGMSLLAEIRKLRTAVTYVETQSVESLRRYFERLKEAARSSGASKADQRLVSEPKIREAMRKADAYDDLHPKFRQTRMLLAETLGIENGERVIVFTESRDTAETLVDFLSNHFTTQKFVGQSDTDGSEGMTQTEQQETLERFRSGEFEVLVSTSVAEEGLDVPEVDLVLFYEPVPTAIRAIQRKGRTGRQAEGRVVVLLAEDTRDEAYFWKARNDQKRMQNELDELKSVAGEISAELDQTGLDDYEGSGSTPGESGATAANGGGSAEDGQAGLDAFAGEDMAAGDGEPGDGADEEGRDSDGDDVVAKPESDGDGVEIVADQRELDSTIARDLSTRDGVETRLETLAVGDYVLSDRVVVERKTVSDFLDTLTGGDRSMFEQVGDATRNYARPVVVIEGGDLYGERNVHAKAINGALASLAVDFGASVLRTDGEDETADLLETIATREQDDGDREVSVHGEKQSKTVAEQQEYVVASVAEVGPVTARSLLAHFGSVEAVMTAPHEELLEVEGIGDVTAERIRSVVGSEYEP; encoded by the coding sequence ATGGCGACCACCGCTGACGGCGAGCATCTCGAGCATCCGCTGGTCACCGACGGGTTCCTCCAGAACCGTCGGTACCAGGTCGAACTCGCCGACACCGCGGGCCGGGACCACGCGCTCGTCTGTCTCCCGACCGGGCTGGGCAAGACGACCGTCTCGCTGCTGGTGACTGCGCGGCGGCTCCACGAGGTGGGCGGGAAATCGCTGCTGCTCGCGCCGACGAAGCCGCTGGTCCAGCAACACGCCGAGTTCTACCGCGAGGCGCTCACGATTCCGGACGACGAGGTCGTCGTCTTCACCGGCGAGGTCCGACCCGACGACCGGGCCGCCCTCTTCGAGGACGCGACGATAGTCATAGCGACCCCACAGGTCGTCGAGAACGACCTCGTGGGCAACCGCATCGACCTCGCCGACGTGACACACTGCACATTCGACGAGTGTCACCGCGCGACCGGTGACTACGCGTACAACTACATCGCGGACCGCTACCACGCCGACGCCACGGACCCGCTCGTGACCGCGATGAGCGCCTCCCCCGGCGACGACGAGGAGGCCATCCTGGGGGTGTGCGAGAACCTCGGGCTCTCGGAGGTGGCGGTGATGACCGAGGACGACGCCGACGTGGCCGAGTACACCCACGACACCGACGTGGACTGGAAGCGCATCGAGCTCCCCGAGGTGGTCGTCGAGATACGCGACGCCATCAACGAGGTCGTCGCCGACCGCCTCGAACAGCTCAAGGAGCTGGGCGTGACGAACAAGTCCTCGCCGGACCTCTCCGAGCGGGAGATTCAGGGGATGCAGGCGGAGCTCCGGAAGCTGATGAACAACGACCAGAGCGAGGGGTATCAGGGGATGAGCCTGCTCGCCGAGATCCGCAAGCTCCGGACCGCCGTGACCTACGTCGAGACCCAGAGCGTCGAGTCCCTGCGGCGGTACTTCGAGCGGCTGAAGGAAGCGGCCCGCTCCTCCGGCGCCTCGAAGGCGGACCAGCGCCTCGTCAGCGAGCCCAAAATCCGCGAAGCGATGCGGAAGGCGGACGCGTACGACGACCTCCACCCGAAGTTCCGCCAGACCCGGATGTTGCTCGCCGAGACGCTCGGCATCGAGAACGGCGAGCGCGTCATCGTCTTCACCGAATCGCGCGACACCGCCGAGACGCTCGTCGATTTCCTCTCGAACCACTTCACGACCCAGAAGTTCGTCGGGCAGAGCGACACCGACGGCAGCGAGGGGATGACCCAGACCGAACAGCAGGAGACACTCGAACGGTTCCGCAGCGGGGAGTTCGAGGTGCTGGTCTCGACCTCCGTCGCCGAGGAGGGTCTCGACGTGCCGGAGGTCGACCTCGTGCTGTTCTACGAGCCCGTCCCGACTGCGATTCGGGCCATCCAGCGCAAGGGCCGGACTGGCCGCCAGGCAGAGGGCCGCGTCGTCGTCCTGCTGGCCGAAGACACCCGCGACGAGGCGTACTTCTGGAAGGCCCGCAACGACCAGAAGCGGATGCAAAACGAACTGGACGAGCTCAAGAGCGTCGCCGGCGAGATCTCCGCGGAGTTGGACCAGACCGGGCTGGACGACTACGAGGGGAGTGGGTCGACGCCCGGTGAGTCGGGAGCGACAGCCGCCAACGGCGGTGGGAGTGCCGAGGACGGACAGGCCGGTCTGGACGCTTTCGCCGGGGAGGACATGGCCGCCGGGGACGGCGAACCCGGCGACGGGGCTGACGAGGAAGGGAGAGACAGCGACGGGGACGACGTCGTCGCCAAACCCGAAAGCGACGGGGACGGCGTCGAAATCGTCGCCGACCAGCGCGAACTCGACTCGACCATCGCGCGGGACCTCTCGACCCGTGACGGCGTCGAGACGCGCCTGGAGACGCTCGCGGTCGGCGACTACGTCCTCTCGGACCGCGTCGTCGTCGAACGCAAGACCGTCTCTGACTTCCTGGATACGCTCACCGGCGGTGACCGCTCGATGTTCGAGCAGGTGGGCGACGCCACTCGCAACTACGCCCGGCCGGTCGTCGTCATCGAGGGCGGCGACCTCTACGGGGAGCGCAACGTCCACGCGAAAGCCATCAACGGCGCGCTGGCCTCGCTCGCGGTCGACTTCGGCGCGAGCGTGTTACGGACCGACGGGGAGGACGAGACCGCCGACCTGCTCGAAACTATCGCGACTCGCGAACAGGACGACGGCGACCGGGAGGTGAGCGTCCACGGCGAGAAACAGTCCAAGACCGTCGCCGAGCAACAGGAGTACGTGGTCGCCTCGGTCGCCGAGGTCGGCCCCGTGACGGCCCGCAGCCTGCTCGCCCACTTTGGTAGCGTCGAGGCGGTGATGACCGCGCCCCACGAGGAGTTACTCGAGGTCGAGGGCATCGGCGACGTGACCGCCGAACGGATTCGGTCCGTCGTCGGCAGCGAGTACGAGCCCTGA
- a CDS encoding DUF2073 domain-containing protein has product MAEVKDPSDGVQIDLISGERMDGLTSMEKIRLILDGVRDGNIVILEEGLSPDEESRLIEVTMTEISPDEFNGIEIETYPKSEAADASLLDRIMGKESTKKLTVIGPANQIETLHKDKNLISALVSRK; this is encoded by the coding sequence ATGGCAGAAGTGAAAGACCCAAGCGACGGTGTGCAGATCGACCTCATCAGCGGGGAGCGCATGGACGGGCTGACCTCCATGGAGAAGATCCGGCTGATACTCGACGGTGTCCGGGACGGCAACATCGTCATCCTGGAAGAGGGGCTCTCCCCCGACGAGGAGTCCCGGCTCATCGAGGTCACGATGACCGAGATCAGCCCCGACGAGTTCAACGGCATCGAGATAGAGACCTACCCGAAATCGGAGGCCGCCGACGCGAGTCTCCTCGACCGCATCATGGGCAAGGAGTCGACGAAGAAGCTCACCGTCATCGGGCCGGCCAACCAGATAGAGACACTCCACAAGGACAAGAACCTCATCAGCGCGCTGGTCTCCCGGAAATAA
- the mdh gene encoding malate dehydrogenase, whose translation MTKVSIVGAAGTVGAAAGYNIALRDIADEVVFVDIPDKEADTIGQAADTNHGIAYDSNTTVRQGDYAATAGSDVVVITAGIPRQPGQTRIDLAGDNAPIMEDIQSSLDEHNDDYVSLTTSNPVDLLNRHLYEAGDRPREQVIGFGGRLDSARFRYVLAERFDAPTTNVEATILGEHGDAQVPVFSKVRVDGRDPDFSADEREEILGDLQASAMDVIERKGATEWGPARGVAHMVEAVLRDTGAVLPASVKLDGEFGHEDTAFGVPVRLGSDGVEEIVEWDLDDYERELMAEAAEKLEEQYGKIA comes from the coding sequence ATGACAAAGGTAAGCATTGTCGGTGCGGCCGGAACCGTCGGTGCCGCTGCGGGGTACAACATCGCCCTCCGCGATATCGCCGACGAAGTCGTCTTCGTCGACATCCCCGATAAGGAGGCAGACACCATCGGGCAAGCCGCGGACACGAACCACGGCATCGCCTACGACTCGAACACGACGGTTCGACAGGGCGACTACGCGGCGACGGCCGGCTCCGACGTCGTCGTCATCACGGCGGGCATCCCGCGCCAGCCGGGCCAGACCCGCATCGACCTGGCGGGCGACAACGCCCCCATCATGGAGGACATCCAGTCCTCGCTGGACGAGCACAACGACGACTACGTCTCGCTGACCACCTCGAACCCCGTAGACCTGCTCAACCGCCACCTCTACGAGGCGGGCGACCGGCCCCGCGAGCAGGTCATCGGCTTTGGCGGTCGGCTGGACTCGGCGCGCTTTCGCTACGTCCTCGCGGAGCGGTTCGACGCCCCGACGACGAACGTCGAGGCGACCATTCTGGGCGAACACGGGGACGCACAGGTGCCCGTGTTCTCGAAGGTCCGCGTCGACGGCCGCGACCCCGACTTCTCGGCCGACGAGCGCGAGGAGATCCTCGGCGACCTCCAGGCGTCCGCGATGGACGTCATCGAGCGCAAGGGCGCGACCGAGTGGGGGCCGGCCCGCGGTGTCGCCCACATGGTCGAAGCCGTCCTCCGCGACACCGGCGCGGTGCTGCCGGCGTCGGTCAAGCTCGACGGCGAGTTCGGCCACGAGGACACCGCCTTCGGCGTCCCGGTCCGGCTGGGAAGCGACGGCGTCGAAGAGATCGTCGAGTGGGACCTCGACGACTACGAACGGGAGCTGATGGCCGAGGCCGCCGAGAAGCTCGAAGAGCAGTACGGGAAAATCGCCTGA
- a CDS encoding redoxin domain-containing protein: MNEHESRRLDFELPNVGQGSDTVQSASLAAGGECLLVVLLGSHYCSRSRELVRTLAENCEEFRARSTTVVPVLPDIRERARVWDRQYDLPFPLLADPAADADGPDEFGAFGPLQRAVDGLPAFVLCTAADGTLRVDSTETEATLDVPLVDSVLEFVDRNRAVGSEVPSTNAPADS, translated from the coding sequence GTGAACGAACACGAGAGTCGCCGACTCGATTTCGAGCTCCCGAACGTGGGTCAGGGGAGCGACACGGTACAGTCCGCGAGCCTCGCTGCCGGCGGGGAGTGTCTGCTCGTGGTGCTGCTGGGCAGTCACTACTGCTCGCGGTCGCGGGAACTCGTCCGGACGCTGGCCGAGAACTGCGAGGAGTTCCGGGCGCGGTCGACGACCGTCGTCCCCGTCCTGCCCGACATCCGGGAGCGGGCCCGGGTGTGGGACCGGCAGTACGACCTGCCGTTCCCGCTGCTCGCCGACCCGGCGGCGGACGCCGACGGACCGGACGAGTTCGGGGCCTTCGGACCGCTCCAGCGAGCGGTCGACGGGCTACCGGCGTTCGTGCTCTGTACCGCTGCCGACGGAACGCTACGGGTCGATTCGACCGAGACCGAGGCGACGCTCGACGTGCCACTTGTCGATTCGGTGCTGGAGTTCGTGGACCGCAACCGAGCGGTAGGGAGCGAGGTGCCGTCCACGAACGCGCCGGCGGACAGCTAG
- a CDS encoding S26 family signal peptidase, whose amino-acid sequence MGTDRAVVGSSGPEDDETGANDGAGETQARNRAIREVVTIVASVLVLGVSVVAISGVWPPLMAIESGSMEPHIDTGDMVYVVAEDRFPGPGARHGVVTAAAAEESGYDRFGQPGDVILYEPNGNDDRTPIIHRAMFYVESGENWYDRTDPDAVGGAESCVELTHCPAPHDGFVTRGDANGKYDQVRPTESTVVRPRWVIGTAEARVPELGWLRL is encoded by the coding sequence ATGGGAACCGACCGAGCGGTTGTCGGGTCATCCGGTCCGGAGGACGACGAGACTGGGGCGAACGACGGGGCAGGCGAAACGCAGGCCCGGAATCGCGCCATCAGGGAGGTCGTCACCATCGTCGCGAGCGTCCTCGTCCTCGGCGTGTCGGTCGTCGCTATCAGCGGCGTCTGGCCCCCCCTGATGGCCATCGAGAGCGGGAGCATGGAGCCACACATCGACACCGGCGATATGGTGTACGTCGTGGCGGAAGACCGGTTCCCGGGCCCCGGGGCCCGACACGGCGTCGTGACCGCGGCGGCCGCAGAGGAGTCCGGCTACGACCGGTTCGGACAGCCCGGAGACGTCATCCTGTACGAACCCAACGGGAACGACGACCGGACACCTATCATCCACCGGGCGATGTTCTACGTCGAAAGCGGGGAGAACTGGTACGACCGGACGGACCCCGACGCGGTCGGCGGCGCTGAGAGCTGCGTCGAGCTGACACACTGCCCGGCACCGCACGACGGGTTCGTCACCAGAGGCGATGCGAACGGGAAGTACGACCAGGTGCGACCGACGGAGAGCACGGTCGTCCGGCCCCGCTGGGTCATCGGCACCGCCGAAGCTCGGGTGCCGGAACTCGGGTGGCTCCGGTTGTAA
- a CDS encoding S26 family signal peptidase, translated as MSGDDGPPSSDGEPPQIVQYGMDIVGSAGAVILVGLLLFTVSGVWPPLVAIESPSMDPHIEKGDLVFVMEEERFAGENARRGVVTAAAAEESGYVRFEQPGDVIVYEPDGDTRRTPIIHRAMFYVENGTNWYNRADPDHIGGADNCGELANCPVENGGGFITKGDNNNQYDQVGDSPISEPVKPRWVIGTAEYRVPLLGEIRLSWNRAA; from the coding sequence ATGTCCGGTGACGACGGGCCGCCTTCGAGCGACGGGGAGCCACCACAGATCGTGCAGTACGGCATGGACATCGTCGGCAGCGCCGGCGCCGTCATCCTCGTCGGCCTCTTGCTGTTTACCGTAAGCGGCGTCTGGCCGCCGCTGGTAGCCATCGAGAGCCCGAGTATGGACCCCCACATCGAGAAAGGCGACCTCGTGTTCGTGATGGAAGAAGAGCGGTTCGCGGGCGAAAACGCCAGACGGGGCGTCGTGACCGCGGCGGCCGCAGAGGAGTCCGGGTACGTCCGCTTCGAGCAGCCCGGGGACGTCATCGTCTACGAACCGGACGGCGACACCCGGCGGACGCCTATCATCCACCGGGCGATGTTCTACGTCGAGAACGGCACGAACTGGTACAATCGGGCCGACCCCGACCACATCGGTGGGGCCGACAACTGCGGCGAACTGGCCAACTGTCCGGTCGAGAACGGTGGCGGGTTCATCACCAAGGGCGACAACAACAACCAGTACGACCAGGTCGGCGACAGCCCGATCAGCGAGCCGGTCAAACCGCGCTGGGTCATCGGCACCGCCGAGTACCGCGTCCCGCTGCTGGGCGAGATACGACTGAGCTGGAATCGGGCCGCGTGA
- a CDS encoding OapC/ArvC family zinc-ribbon domain-containing protein, with amino-acid sequence MPHQCTNCGRGFDDGSKEMLSGCPNCGGNKFQFQPADTSSPPDPEAEPPEPPEPPGANSTVAKTVGKTAATVRDIVGGSDKPSVGAEPDDAVGAGPTDTVSAGPTDTEDAAQASARGEVVSPDELPDHTGEGDHQFQPVGTEAEATTADDSGDRPDLQELREELNNQFESIKVLEPGQYELNLMELYDREEYIVALQEDGRYSIQVPETIRE; translated from the coding sequence ATGCCACATCAGTGCACGAACTGCGGCCGCGGGTTCGACGACGGCTCCAAGGAGATGCTCTCGGGCTGTCCGAACTGTGGCGGCAACAAATTCCAGTTCCAGCCCGCGGACACCTCGAGCCCGCCGGACCCCGAGGCCGAGCCCCCCGAGCCGCCCGAACCCCCGGGCGCCAACAGCACCGTCGCGAAGACGGTCGGCAAGACGGCGGCGACAGTTCGGGATATCGTCGGCGGGAGCGACAAGCCCAGCGTGGGCGCCGAGCCCGACGACGCGGTGGGCGCCGGGCCGACCGACACGGTCAGTGCCGGCCCGACCGATACCGAGGACGCCGCGCAGGCGAGCGCCCGCGGGGAGGTCGTCTCGCCGGACGAACTGCCCGACCACACGGGCGAGGGCGACCACCAGTTCCAGCCGGTCGGGACCGAGGCGGAAGCGACGACAGCGGACGACTCCGGCGACCGGCCGGACCTCCAGGAGCTCCGCGAGGAACTCAACAACCAGTTCGAGTCCATCAAAGTGCTCGAACCCGGTCAGTACGAACTGAACCTGATGGAGCTGTACGACCGCGAGGAGTACATCGTCGCCCTGCAGGAGGACGGCCGGTACTCCATCCAGGTCCCCGAGACGATTCGGGAGTAG
- a CDS encoding Cdc6/Cdc18 family protein produces MTDSNDDPETAIDSVDDDAGRSTAIGSTDDKSTPDLDDVVLDNLDTGTGDSSDEASRGLFDDLLEGEPIFENKEVLRPSYTPHKLPHREEQINNMATILVTALRGDTPSNILIYGKTGTGKTASAKFVSEELETTSQKYEVPCEVEYINCEVTDTQYRVLAQLANKFINKNLDVIDEQIAALEDLQSRAREDATVLGESDYDTLDALEDAIDELAEDKDEFEEVPMTGWPTDRVYSSFFDAVDYHERVVVIMLDEIDKLVEKSGDDTLYNLSRMNSELENSRVSIMGISNDLKFTDFLDPRVKSSLGEEEIVFPPYDANQLRDILQARADVAFKGSALTEDVIPLCAAFAAQEHGDARRALDLLRTAGELAERDQIDQVEEDHVRQAQEKIELDRVVEVVRTLPTQSKIVLFAIILLEKNGVHNINTGEVFNIYKNLCAEIDADVLTQRRVTDLISELDMLGIVNAVVVSKGRYGRTKEISLSVPTEETEAVLLSDSRLGDIDDVQPFVQARFDN; encoded by the coding sequence ATGACTGATTCAAACGACGACCCGGAGACGGCTATCGATTCGGTGGACGACGACGCCGGTCGCTCGACAGCTATCGGCTCGACCGACGACAAATCGACGCCGGATCTGGACGACGTCGTTCTCGACAATCTCGACACCGGCACGGGCGACTCCTCCGACGAGGCCTCTCGGGGCCTCTTCGACGATCTGCTGGAAGGGGAACCCATCTTCGAGAACAAGGAGGTGTTGCGTCCGTCCTACACGCCACACAAGCTTCCCCACCGCGAGGAGCAGATAAACAACATGGCGACCATCCTCGTCACCGCGCTACGCGGGGATACGCCCTCGAACATCCTCATCTACGGGAAGACGGGGACGGGCAAGACGGCGAGCGCGAAGTTCGTCAGCGAGGAACTGGAGACGACCTCCCAGAAGTACGAGGTCCCCTGCGAGGTCGAGTACATCAACTGCGAGGTGACCGACACCCAGTACCGCGTGCTGGCCCAGCTCGCGAACAAGTTCATCAACAAGAACCTCGACGTCATCGACGAGCAGATCGCGGCGCTCGAGGACCTGCAGTCTCGCGCACGCGAGGACGCGACCGTCCTCGGAGAGAGCGACTACGATACCCTCGACGCCCTCGAAGACGCCATCGACGAACTCGCCGAGGACAAAGACGAGTTCGAGGAAGTCCCGATGACCGGCTGGCCGACCGACCGGGTCTACAGCTCCTTTTTCGACGCCGTCGACTACCACGAGCGGGTCGTCGTCATCATGCTCGACGAAATCGACAAGCTGGTCGAGAAATCGGGCGACGACACCCTCTACAACCTCTCCCGGATGAACTCCGAACTGGAGAACTCGCGGGTCTCTATCATGGGCATCTCGAACGACCTGAAGTTCACCGACTTCCTGGACCCGCGCGTCAAGTCCAGTCTCGGCGAGGAGGAGATCGTCTTCCCGCCCTACGACGCCAATCAGCTCAGGGACATCCTCCAAGCCCGCGCCGACGTGGCGTTCAAGGGTAGCGCTCTCACGGAGGACGTTATCCCGCTGTGTGCGGCCTTCGCCGCACAGGAACACGGGGACGCCCGCCGGGCGCTGGACCTCCTGCGAACGGCCGGTGAACTCGCCGAGCGCGACCAGATCGACCAGGTCGAGGAGGACCACGTCCGTCAGGCCCAGGAGAAAATCGAACTGGACCGCGTGGTCGAGGTAGTCCGCACCCTGCCCACGCAGTCGAAAATCGTCCTCTTTGCCATCATCCTGCTGGAGAAAAACGGCGTCCACAACATCAACACCGGCGAGGTGTTCAACATCTACAAGAACCTCTGTGCGGAGATAGACGCCGACGTGTTGACCCAGCGCCGCGTCACCGACCTCATCTCGGAACTGGACATGCTGGGCATCGTCAACGCCGTCGTCGTCTCGAAGGGTCGGTACGGCCGGACGAAGGAGATCTCCCTGTCGGTCCCGACCGAGGAGACCGAGGCGGTGCTTCTCTCCGATTCCCGACTCGGCGACATCGACGACGTCCAGCCGTTCGTGCAGGCCCGCTTCGACAACTGA
- a CDS encoding Sjogren's syndrome/scleroderma autoantigen 1 family protein: MSDFDKEAEREKLREKYGQEEEKRKATEQMSELLLKGATMTNAHCTDCGDPIFRYDGQEFCPTCQKPVARDQSAGDGDADDRGDHIEVADPSDDATVQFGDGAAADAATEDAADAQADSTESEPTPAADAQTDPAETEPKPAADKQTEPAETEPTPATDPTRTIPSGDPGRTQPSGDGARDRAETPSEPTTDRRPAPESPRGGHAGESVTAELSAAESLLAETVHRFAQRAADTDDPRTAREHLSAAREAAEALDAVRF; this comes from the coding sequence ATGAGCGACTTCGACAAGGAAGCCGAGCGCGAGAAATTGCGCGAGAAGTACGGGCAAGAGGAGGAAAAGCGCAAAGCGACCGAGCAGATGAGCGAGTTGCTGTTGAAGGGCGCGACGATGACCAACGCCCACTGCACGGACTGTGGCGACCCCATCTTCCGGTACGACGGTCAGGAGTTCTGCCCGACCTGTCAGAAACCGGTCGCCCGCGACCAGAGCGCTGGCGACGGGGACGCGGACGACCGGGGCGACCACATCGAGGTGGCCGACCCGAGCGACGACGCCACGGTCCAGTTCGGTGACGGAGCGGCTGCTGACGCGGCTACCGAGGACGCGGCCGATGCACAGGCCGACTCCACCGAATCCGAGCCGACACCGGCGGCCGACGCGCAGACCGACCCCGCCGAAACCGAACCGAAACCGGCGGCTGACAAGCAGACTGAGCCAGCCGAAACCGAACCGACACCGGCGACCGACCCCACCCGGACGATTCCCTCCGGGGACCCCGGTCGAACGCAACCGTCGGGCGACGGCGCTCGCGACCGGGCCGAGACGCCGTCGGAACCGACGACCGACCGGCGACCCGCTCCCGAGTCGCCACGGGGCGGGCACGCCGGGGAGTCGGTGACCGCGGAGCTGTCGGCGGCGGAGTCACTGCTCGCGGAGACGGTCCATCGGTTCGCACAGCGCGCTGCCGACACCGACGACCCGAGAACGGCTCGCGAACACCTCTCGGCGGCCCGCGAGGCCGCCGAGGCGCTCGACGCGGTGCGGTTCTGA
- a CDS encoding Era-like GTP-binding protein codes for MGLLTNLKDSISRAAASLFSEEDPKRIGIYGPPNAGKTTLANRIARDWTGDAVGPESHVPHETRRARRKENVEIERDGKKVTIDIVDTPGVTTKVDYTEFLEHDMEKDDAVRRSREATEGVAEAMHWLREDVDGVIYVLDSSTDPFTQVNTMLIGIIESQDLPVLILANKIDLEDSSVQRIRNAYPQHETIPLSALEGDNMDEVYDKIAEYFG; via the coding sequence ATGGGACTGCTTACAAACCTCAAAGATAGCATTTCGAGGGCGGCGGCGTCGCTGTTCTCGGAAGAAGACCCGAAGCGTATCGGCATCTACGGACCGCCCAACGCGGGCAAGACGACGCTCGCGAACCGTATCGCACGCGACTGGACCGGCGACGCCGTCGGCCCGGAGAGTCACGTGCCCCACGAGACGCGGCGCGCCCGCAGGAAAGAGAACGTCGAAATCGAGCGAGACGGCAAGAAGGTGACTATCGATATCGTCGACACGCCCGGCGTGACGACGAAGGTCGACTACACCGAGTTCCTCGAACACGACATGGAGAAAGACGACGCCGTTCGTCGCTCCCGCGAAGCCACCGAAGGCGTCGCGGAGGCGATGCACTGGCTCCGCGAGGACGTCGACGGCGTCATCTACGTGCTGGACTCCTCGACCGACCCCTTTACCCAGGTGAACACGATGCTCATCGGCATCATCGAGAGCCAGGACCTCCCGGTCCTGATTCTCGCGAACAAGATCGACCTGGAGGACTCGTCGGTCCAGCGAATCCGAAACGCCTACCCACAGCACGAGACCATCCCGCTCTCCGCACTGGAGGGCGACAACATGGACGAGGTCTACGACAAAATCGCGGAGTACTTCGGGTGA